From a single Rutidosis leptorrhynchoides isolate AG116_Rl617_1_P2 chromosome 5, CSIRO_AGI_Rlap_v1, whole genome shotgun sequence genomic region:
- the LOC139848468 gene encoding uncharacterized protein — MDREQEEMQFLGLFGIFKESFKIIISWRKIFTQITLTLILPLTFIYLAHLEISNLLFRDIIHTEYEQEVTRPGTKRYNKLSDTLSSEWITFILFKFVYFTLLLILSLMSTAAVVYTIASVYTVRELTFKKVMSVVPTVWKRLMVTFLCTFAGFFAYNFLAVLVFTIFVVVLPYNTFGVVMLYVILIIYVIGFVYMTVIWQLASVVSVLESSYGFRAMKKTKDLIKGNHAIAISIFFLLNMSFILVQFSFEVFVVHGSSLGAMKRIWLGMLCLILLLSLSLFELVIQTILYLVCKSYHHENIDKAGLSDHLESYLGDYEPLSCKDVQLEQYHV; from the coding sequence ATGGATAGAGAACAAGAAGAAATGCAATTTTTAGGCCTTTTTGGCATCTTCAAAGAAAGTTTCAAGATCATCATCTCCTGGAGAAAAATCTTCACCCAAATAACCTTAACTCTCATCCTTCCTTTAACCTTCATCTATTTAGCCCATCTAGAGATCTCAAATTTACTATTTCGCGACATCATACATACAGAATATGAACAAGAGGTTACCCGTCCTGGTACAAAACGATACAACAAACTTTCCGACACACTTTCATCCGAATGGATCACGTTTATCCTATTCAAATTCGTGTACTTCACCCTTCTCTTAATCTTGTCCCTAATGTCTACAGCTGCAGTCGTTTACACGATTGCATCTGTTTACACGGTACGCGAGTTGACTTTTAAAAAAGTCATGAGCGTCGTTCCAACAGTTTGGAAAAGACTCATGGTCACTTTTTTATGCACGTTTGCCGGTTTTTTTGCTTACAACTTCTTAGCCGTATTGGTTTTCACCATCTTTGTGGTTGTTTTACCTTACAACACATTCGGGGTTGTGATGCTATACGTTATACTAATCATCTACGTCATCGGATTTGTTTATATGACtgttatttggcaactagcaagtgTGGTATCCGTTCTTGAAAGCTCATATGGATTTAGAGCTATGAAAAAAACAAAAGATTTAATCAAAGGAAACCATGCGATCGCGATTTCTATCTTCTTTTTGTTGAATATGTCATTTATACTCGTACAATTTTCATTTGAAGTATTCGTGGTCCATGGGAGCTCGTTGGGTGCGATGAAGAGGATTTGGTTAGGTATGTTGTGTTTGATACTACTCTTGAGTTTATCCTTGTTCGAGCTCGTGATCCAAACCATACTTTACCTCGTTTGCAAATCGTACCATCACGAGAATATCGATAAAGCGGGGTTGTCCGATCATCTTGAAAGTTATTTAGGTGATTATGAGCCTTTAAGTTGTAAAGATGTTCAGTTAGAACAATATCACGTTTGA